A genome region from Mesorhizobium sp. B2-1-8 includes the following:
- a CDS encoding GNAT family N-acetyltransferase, giving the protein MNAPVVLAVPRTRTFEVVTSAVRLAEIAPAWSALWQRAGGLVFQHPDWIAAWWRTTPHQERRALRIGLAWNGDRLDGVIALATFRRSGVRMLEWAAKDHSDYCDALVAPDSDPRAISRLWQYVFDQGGFDLIYLNRLLPDAGVHALLEPAHGKALRPNHRTEISYRVAGPWQRGAEWFETLSKKGRQNYRRGRKFMEESGALRFRLLDAEDPREPVLERVATLKRLWLARHGRASDLFDKGSPVLAALISVLADLGLLRIFVLELDDTIVAVSINFEQHGTMMAFVTTYDPEYERGSPGMVLMMDYIQWSLDRGLATIDFLCGGEDFKRRFATQSVTLSSMMGARGLRGHLAALADHVSHVSKSWRTGRQPKVEASDE; this is encoded by the coding sequence ATGAACGCTCCCGTTGTGCTTGCGGTCCCGCGGACACGTACCTTCGAAGTCGTGACATCGGCGGTGCGCCTGGCCGAGATCGCACCGGCCTGGAGCGCGCTCTGGCAGCGGGCTGGCGGGCTTGTCTTCCAGCACCCGGACTGGATCGCGGCTTGGTGGCGCACCACCCCGCATCAGGAGCGGCGCGCACTCAGGATCGGGCTTGCCTGGAACGGCGACCGGCTCGATGGCGTGATAGCGCTCGCGACCTTTAGGCGCTCCGGCGTCCGCATGCTCGAATGGGCGGCGAAGGATCACAGTGACTATTGCGACGCGCTGGTTGCACCCGACAGCGACCCGCGGGCGATCTCCCGACTTTGGCAGTATGTTTTTGACCAGGGCGGCTTCGACCTGATCTATCTCAACCGTTTGCTGCCGGATGCCGGTGTTCATGCCCTGCTGGAACCGGCCCATGGCAAGGCGCTTCGGCCCAACCACCGCACTGAAATCAGCTATCGTGTCGCGGGTCCCTGGCAGCGCGGGGCGGAATGGTTCGAGACGTTGTCCAAGAAGGGCCGGCAGAACTATCGTCGTGGCCGCAAGTTCATGGAAGAGAGCGGTGCTTTGCGTTTCCGGCTCCTGGATGCGGAGGACCCGCGTGAGCCGGTGCTCGAGCGGGTCGCGACGCTGAAGCGCCTCTGGCTCGCCCGGCATGGTCGTGCCTCGGATCTGTTCGATAAGGGCTCGCCGGTTCTCGCCGCGCTCATTTCGGTGCTGGCCGACCTCGGGCTGTTGCGCATCTTCGTGCTGGAGCTTGACGACACGATCGTCGCCGTCTCGATCAATTTCGAACAGCACGGCACGATGATGGCTTTCGTCACCACCTACGATCCCGAATATGAGCGCGGCTCGCCGGGCATGGTACTGATGATGGACTATATCCAGTGGTCGCTCGACCGTGGTCTTGCCACAATTGACTTTCTCTGCGGCGGCGAGGATTTCAAGCGGCGCTTCGCCACGCAGTCAGTCACGCTGTCATCGATGATGGGCGCGCGCGGCCTGCGTGGTCATCTCGCCGCGCTGGCCGATCATGTGAGCCATGTTTCGAAATCCTGGAGGACTGGGCGGCAGCCGAAGGTCGAGGCATCTGACGAGTAA